GGCAGCGGACCAATGATCCAGGGCAGCAGCATTTTCGCCGCGACGAACGAACAGCAGCTCCGTCTAACATAGTCAAGGTAGGAGGAGAACAAAAGCAATGCTCACAGATTCCATCCGTAAAAACTTGAATTTCGCAGAGAAGAGATGCGGTCAAGTTTTCCTTTAGCAGGTGGTTGCTTAGTCCCAAAGGTTCGGTCTGAAGGAGTGAAGGGCTCGCCGGCAATGACTCTGGCGGCCACGCCTGCCCTTGTTAACTGGCTACGGCTTCGCTTGCCAGAAATGTTTGACGATGCCCCGGCAGCGCCACTGTCCGGCTTTCCCTGGCCACGAATAAACAGTAGGGTTAGGCAGGAGAATCAATTAGGGTTAGGCGCTTTGTACCAAAGCTACAAAGAGGTTGCAACAAAAGGCCACAGCTCTAGGTAATGCTTGCTCCACTCTTCCTGCAACGGCATAGCCTGTAAACCAATGTCAGAATATGGAGGGCATGCAGCTTAGTACACACACACGATAATAAAAACGCATGCCGCAGAATTAGTGGTTGGCTTTGCAAAATATGAAGAATTACAAACGCATTCTTTCCCCGAATCTCAAGAATAGTTCACCAATCACCAGCGAAGGTCACAAATATAGGAAAATCAAGCATTCTTTTAGCCTAAAATAGAAAGTCAGTGAACATTTAGAGTGCTCCAGAAAGCACTAGCTATAGCCCATAGAATATAGTCTATCCTTTTCAGCCCAAGTGATATTCACATCAACAGCAGAAAATGCAGTGCGCTTTTTCTTGCAAAGTGCCTCAGAAATCAAGGATCCTAAGATTCAACGGCTCCGGCCAGCATGATTGATAATTGATTGCATGAAAGGGACACTCAAGAGATATCGTCCTCCAaacaaagaaaagggaaaagttgTCAGTGACAACAAAAGGACATGATGCAAACAGTAGtgaaaatgttttttttactGTAAAGATACCAAAGTCAACCGGCGGAATGGCaataaccaaaaaaaaaatctagattcAGTAAAATTTCTGAATTCAATTGCTTGCATTTTTTGAATGAAGAACACACAAAAAGGACTTCTATTCATATGCAATTGCTTGGACTTTTAAATTCTAATAGTTGCACTCAAGAGACAGGCTAAAAAGAGATTCTCTTGAAAACACACAAAAATACAGGATTATATGCACCAATCAACGACATGTTAACAAGATGCAAGGCCCATTTCACTGTTGGTAAAGCTTTGGCATTTTCCTTGAATAGGTTAATAGCGTGCTCAGCCAAGCTTTTGCCAAATTGGATTGGCTAGCAAAATCAGGTTGCCTGATTTCATTACTTTTCCTCCAaagtcttcttttctttctgctGACCTCCCAAAACATATCTGTCCCATGCTAATCCACACGTTCTGCATATGTAATTCTTGAGATTAATTTCATGACATATGAATTCATGAGCAAATGAAAGCTTTAACaattgaaaagaaaaggaaattatTGATCACCTGGGATTACAAACAATAGTAGCATGCAGAGAGCATGCGCAATAGCCCAGAAACCAGAAATACTATTGCATGGACATGGATCACCCAAGGCTAACTTCATTCAGATTAAAGTACACGCAATAAGAAATGCACCAGTCACAAATATTCCTGCCTTCTGGTAAAATTATTATCATCTAATAGTGCCATGCGCATATTTGAGACGtaagaagttcgagatgaaaACAAAAAACATAAGGCACTGTTGCGACCTCAAATGAAATGATTAGAATGCGCATATGAAGCACTCACAGAAGAAATGCGTACAATTGCCAAGGAGAAACTTCTGAGCAACACCACCAGAAAGATGCTGCTTTATGAAAGTTAGACAAACTATATTCAACCAGagcagtttttctttttttttttcaggatTGCTTTATGCAGGGCTTTTGTCCAACTTGCAAGAAAAGTTCTTGCAGTCACTTTCCATAGTATAGAGACTCTGAACCACACCAACCTACTGGATTTTCCTCATTGCTTCTCAGCTTGGGAGACTATCTTGTTTGAAACAATCGTCTTTTGCTCCAATATAAGTACTCGCCTGCTAGCCCCAGAACTTGCTAGAGGCAAGGTGGGCAAACAGAAACAGGGGTTCAGATCCAAGCAAGAGATCTCTCCCTCCGCTTTGTGAGCAGCATCAAGCGAAATGGACAACAACATTCCTGTAGTTAGCAAGATTTTTTGCTCAGGCACTCCAACAATGCTGATGATCAGGAGACGACCCATTGTAGTGAATGGTGGTGGTTTTGTTGTTACTGACCTCAGTCATAATGTTGTCTTCGCCGTAGATGGTTGTGGAATACTTGGATCCAAGGGAGAGATTATGGTCAAAGATGGTGAAGGAGAACCAATACTATTCATCTCTAAAAAGGTAACGGATCATATCTGCAAAATattgatgcatgctttcttgATTTTCAATAATTTTCTGTGCTTCCCTTGAGCtaagatggtgaagaagaacCTCATGTTGATCTAATACTATGAGCATACTTGCGACATTTCATACTTCGCTTGCAGGGCCAGCTCTTAAATTTTGTAGCGATGCGGGAACAGCTTTTGTTCCAGCTCCCATTTACAATAGGGAGACTAGCTCTTAAAGAAGAAAATAGTGAGAATGTGAGAACTTCATATAGACAAATGGTGGAAACATAACTGAGAAAAAGAAACACAACTATTTGTCCTACAATATCTTCACTTCCTATGTTTCTTTGATGTTCGCATTATTAAAACTCTAAACTGCAGGGAGGAATTGTCCAGGCTCTAAGCACTAGGAACAAATGGAATGGATACTCGATGGATTACCAAGGAAAAGACAAGTTGGTCTTCAGCCTAACTGATCCGAAATCATGCATAGCACAAGGTGCTCCAATTAGAATTCATATTGAACCCAAGAGGCACTGCAAAAATTGGGATTTCGAAATTGGTGGATCTTTTGCAGATAGAGACTGCAAAATAGTTGATTGCACCAGAAAAATAGTAGCCCGGGTATGCCATCTGTACCATTATAGTCGCCTACTCTTACCTCAGCTTCTGTAGTAAATTATCTTTCAGACATTCTTTTTATTGTCACTGAATTGATTAAGACATACATAAACTAACTCAGATCATGATTAACAAGAATTATTCCATGACAACAGAAAAAACAAAGTATATTCTACACGTCTACAGTCATGGTTCATGTTGGACTAAGAAAAGTGCTTAATCATCTCAAGCTATATATTGCTACCCTGTTATCTAAATCTGCATGCACTTGTCTATATGAAAGTGTAGAACTGTATTGTCAGCATCGCATTCATGCCACTAACAATTGAGCACCGGGGATTGAGATCTAACGCATGGTATCTGTTCTGCAGATGGGTAGGATAGAACTGATTGGAGGCAAGGACTTCTACCATGTGGAAGTGCAATCAGGATATGACCAAGCTTTCATCATTGGTGTGATGGCAATTCTTGACAACATTCATGGAGAATCAACCAGATGCTGATAGCATGAATGAGAGAATAGAGTAGACTCATGTTCAATAGCACTGATCTTGCAACCTACTATAATCTTCAAGTCAGAAACAATGCATGCTGGCACCATCATATGATTGTATGTCGCACTGAATATCATTTTGAGACAAGCTGATATGATCCTTACGCTGCCACTCATTTGCTTCTTTAATaaatgatggagagaataatggcttgtattcctccaaattcTAGAAGGGTGgaatatatagatcctatacatgggcctctagatgggcctctatacatgggctcacatatataccaacaccccccgcagtctgaactaccggtgcagcggtgttcaagactggataacaagaaagccaacacccccccacaatctgaactaccggcgcagcggtgttcaagactggacaagaagagagtacaaagggcaaataccccccagccataactagccaccggctacgttgaggctagagcgaaactccgagaaggtcgaggagggcaatcCCTTGATGAAGATGTCAGAAAACtaggaggtagtcgggacatggagtacccgaacatcgccgatggcgactctgtcacgcacgaagtgtaggtcgatctccacatggttcgtccgctgatgctggacgggatTGGTGGAGaaatacacggcgctgacgttgtcgcagtagacgagcgtgctcttggcgagcgggctgtggagctccgccaagagttgtcgtagccaggacgcctccgccacgccgttagcgacagcccagtactccgcctcagcactggagcgggagacaaccggctgcctcttggacgaccaggagaccaggctgccgcccaggaagacggcgtagccgaaagtggagcgacgagtgtccgggcagccggcccagtcagcgtcagtgtagaccaccagctcagcagaggacgagcggtgaagctccagaccgaggtccacagtgccacggacgtagcggaggagacgcttcagcgcagcaaggtgtgactcccggggatcgtgcatatggagacagacctgctgaacagcataGGTGAGGTCCGCCCTGGTGAatgtgaggtactgcaaggcgCCAGCCAGACTccagtaggcagtaggatcagccaccggatcacccagatcagcagacagcttcgcctgagtgtcgacagaaGTGGAGCAGgccttgcaatcagtcatcccagcctgCTCCAaaatatcgagtgcgtactgccgctggtgaaggagaagaccagacgggcgtggctcaacagtgacgcccaagaagtggtggagccgacccagatccttcatagaaaactcctgctgcagagaggagatgacactttgaagcaactgctgactggaggctgtgagcacaatgtcatcgacatagagcagcaaatatgcagtctcatccccacggtggtagatgaagagagacgtgtcagacttggcctcggtgaaccccaatgtcagcaagaacgtggcgaatcgagagtaccaagcccgaggagcctgcttcagaccatagagagacttgttgagccggcagaccatatctggacgactcgagtccacaaatcccacTGGCCGAGAGCAGTATACAGTTTCTGACAGAGTgtcgtgaagaaacgcattcttcacgtccagctggtgcacaggccaagagcgcgagaacgcaagcgagaggaccgtgcgcaccgtagcgggcttcacgactggaCTGAAgatctcatcatagtccacaccaggccactgagtgaacccccggagaacccagcgagccttgtagcgctccagtgtgctaTCAgtccgacgcttatgcgtccagatccacttgccagtcaccacattgcaaccagacagacgcggcacgaggtcccacgtctggttggcaagaagagccgcgtactccttttccatcgcgcgatgccagtgaggatccgccaaggcgtcgcggacagaggagggtaccggagacaCCTgtagctctccctcggtggcggagagagtcgtggcctgagacgccatccgccgagtcaccatgggatgaatatgccgaggatcccgatggatgactggcaggtggtacacctccggctcggctcgagagggagccggaggaggcggcggtggcgaagg
This sequence is a window from Panicum virgatum strain AP13 chromosome 7K, P.virgatum_v5, whole genome shotgun sequence. Protein-coding genes within it:
- the LOC120641137 gene encoding protein LURP-one-related 6-like, which encodes MDNNIPVVSKIFCSGTPTMLMIRRRPIVVNGGGFVVTDLSHNVVFAVDGCGILGSKGEIMVKDGEGEPILFISKKGGIVQALSTRNKWNGYSMDYQGKDKLVFSLTDPKSCIAQGAPIRIHIEPKRHCKNWDFEIGGSFADRDCKIVDCTRKIVARMGRIELIGGKDFYHVEVQSGYDQAFIIGVMAILDNIHGESTRC